The following coding sequences lie in one Ictalurus punctatus breed USDA103 chromosome 16, Coco_2.0, whole genome shotgun sequence genomic window:
- the LOC128635214 gene encoding uncharacterized protein LOC128635214 yields MLPRSHSDERDETNETGAFQSKRKELGKKRAQSLKLRHGLCKKIQKVFQGPAELDAYNLQQTSAEVEEDMFVYGISREASSYESGIASSKSPIKADDKHPVEEVDLNSENTIKIPCSVPTNSPASDHKVLANADLMDKRANMEEPQTPEKEEEEDGGRSTERRSSTIVEHILKELQGINKIQEEISDLRQYLNSVSGSVDEVSFCVDSVLMEIEGLYSASASGQPSPQRLMVHHRSNQIDVAPTIRRRSPLLKMPEKNETLYSGVPRKSRAHHAEISDNSDESSCRVCPSSNYSSHDGVYGQDFPSSSSLSGHSFKGIEHDDRYHSMEADLQRSSWDTSSMRLSESGDGGWSGDTGWSEEDCCSCQNSVDCLEDHRQPDTWCRYNGGATSSTPGHSSQSSSEHLSLLFGQQYSSLSSLSSAADWRHPRRHTGPDIECDCTPNCPYSRSSGYHTMDAYADDLCSGPSTSISCSTMVLTDYDDVCQDLHSSCENYLNVDVYSGDSNERDWHKKVYPSMSEEQLDPDDSENMDDFQQRNVDIVKINKAVLTFQSALHGAIKRFDGSRENNSDIPEQHSDELVEDDSTVEGSDLDQAIRSSSETLDQSLSPYKRIDTRRFQEEYDLSDFQLQMDQTDDSQIFDPQESTSGTVSPSCNQTEHYSVDRSSSGDEPLEDQELLYEAGSLEFITETVTVENVHKEITQFACEGTEPGSLGTVLETEAEFDQVAARVNSGTGDPDQVDPHHQKCLANIQRVLKEQRQRHRLSRFSRDTKHIFSEEEFNPGIICI; encoded by the coding sequence ATGTTACCACGAAGTCATAGTGATGAACGGGATGAGACAAACGAAACTGGCGCCTTCCAGTCCAAAAGAAAAGAACTGGGCAAGAAGAGAGCCCAGAGCCTCAAGCTCCGGCATGGCCTGTGCAAGAAGATCCAGAAAGTTTTTCAGGGTCCAGCAGAGCTTGACGCTTATAACCTTCAGCAAACGTCTGCGGAAGTGGAGGAAGACATGTTCGTCTATGGAATAAGCCGGGAAGCTTCTAGTTATGAGTCTGGTATCGCCTCAAGTAAAAGTCCTATCAAAGCAGACGATAAACACCCGGTGGAGGAGGTTGATCTAAACAGTGAAAATACCATCAAGATCCCATGCTCAGTACCAACAAACAGCCCTGCCTCAGATCATAAAGTCTTGGCTAATGCAGATCTTATGGACAAAAGAGCTAACATGGAGGAGCCACAAACACCtgagaaagaagaggaagaagatggaGGAAGAAGCACGGAAAGACGTTCCAGCACTATAGTAGAGCATATTTTGAAAGAGCTTCAGGGTATTAATAAAATCCAGGAGGAGATCTCAGACTTGAGGCAGTACCTGAACTCGGTGAGTGGCTCCGTTGATGAGGTATCCTTCTGTGTGGATTCTGTGCTGATGGAAATTGAGGGGCTCTATTCTGCGAGCGCTTCTGGTCAACCCTCACCTCAAAGGCTAATGGTTCATCACAGGAGCAATCAGATCGATGTAGCACCTACCATAAGACGTAGAAGTCCGTTGTTAAAGATGCCTGAAAAGAACGAAACTCTTTACTCTGGTGTACCAAGAAAGTCCAGAGCACATCATGCTGAGATTTCAGACAACTCCGATGAGTCATCGTGCAGAGTATGCCCTTCTTCTAATTACTCCAGTCATGACGGGGTTTATGGCCAGGATTTTCCAAGTTCTAGTTCCTTGTCCGGTCATAGCTTTAAAGGTATAGAGCATGATGACCGTTACCATTCCATGGAGGCAGATCTACAAAGGAGTAGCTGGGATACCTCAAGCATGCGTTTAAGTGAGAGTGGAGATGGAGGATGGAGTGGGGACACAGGGTGGAGTGAGGAGGATTGCTGCTCTTGCCAGAATAGTGTTGACTGTTTAGAAGACCACAGACAACCTGATACCTGGTGTAGATATAATGGTGGAGCAACTAGCAGCACTCCAGGTCATTCTTCCCAAAGCAGCTCTGAGCACCTTTCTTTACTGTTTGGACAGCAGTACAGCTCACTATCTAGCTTGTCCAGTGCTGCAGACTGGAGACATCCCAGAAGACATACAGGCCCTGATATTGAATGTGACTGCACACCGAATTGCCCATATTCCCGTAGCTCAGGTTACCACACCATGGATGCGTATGCCGACGACCTGTGCAGTGGCCCATCCACAAGCATTAGTTGTTCCACTATGGTGCTGACCGATTATGATGATGTCTGCCAAGATTTGCACTCTTCTTGTGAAAACTACCTGAATGTGGATGTGTATTCTGGAGACAGCAACGAGAGAGACTGGCACAAGAAGGTTTACCCAAGCATGTCTGAAGAACAGCTTGATCCAGATGACTCTGAGAATATGGATGACTTCCAGCAGCGTAACGTTGATATAGTAAAGATAAACAAAGCTGTGCTGACCTTTCAGTCTGCTCTTCATGGAGCCATAAAGAGGTTTGATGGATCTCGTGAGAATAATTCTGACATTCCTGAACAACATTCAGATGAACTTGTGGAGGATGACTCAACTGTGGAGGGATCTGATTTGGATCAGGCGATACGATCTAGCAGCGAGACCTTAGATCAAAGCTTGTCACCTTACAAGAGAATTGATACCAGACGATTTCAAGAAGaatatgatctcagtgacttccAACTACAAATGGACCAAACGGATGACTCGCAGATCTTTGATCCTCAGGAATCAACTTCTGGTACAGTGTCTCCTTCGTGTAATCAAACTGAACACTACTCGGTGGACCGTTCATCCAGTGGAGATGAACCTTTAGAAGATCAAGAACTTTTGTATGAGGCTGGTTCTCTTGAATTTATCACAGAGACGGTGACTGTAGAGAACGTTCATAAGGAAATAACCCAGTTTGCCTGTGAAGGCACTGAGCCAGGATCTCTGGGGACAGTCCTTGAAACAGAAGCTGAGTTCGATCAGGTAGCGGCTCGGGTAAACTCGGGCACTGGCGACCCTGATCAGGTAGACCCTCACCACCAGAAGTGCCTTGCCAATATCCAGCGTGTTCTCAAggagcagagacagagacataggTTGTCTCGGTTTTCTAGAGACACAAAGCATATTTTTTCAGAGGAAGAATTCAATCCAGGTATAATTTGCATATAA